In one window of Methanoculleus chikugoensis DNA:
- a CDS encoding glucose-6-phosphate isomerase family protein, which yields MNGYWDGPKAEPQIRTIEEMREVLADPRCTSDQPLYFMYRDLAKSERDREWLRQHHIRYDITVIPARTLCGEYVKTKGHYHTKNPAGELYPEIYEVLEGTGHYLLQTRDADDVVMIEGTAGDKILIPPGYGHVTINPGREELVMANLVSSEFSSNYAPYADLKGAAYYEMEGGALVKNPRYPDAPPVRYCNPVEVPELGIERGVGLYDLVGRPRSVAFLNHPEQFMEIFAAITGGCLTMR from the coding sequence ATGAACGGGTACTGGGACGGACCCAAAGCGGAGCCGCAGATAAGGACAATCGAGGAGATGCGAGAGGTTCTCGCAGATCCCCGCTGCACCTCCGATCAGCCCCTCTATTTTATGTACCGGGATCTCGCGAAGAGCGAGAGGGACCGGGAATGGCTCCGGCAGCACCACATTCGCTACGATATCACCGTTATCCCCGCCCGGACGCTCTGCGGAGAGTACGTCAAGACGAAAGGCCACTACCACACCAAGAACCCGGCAGGAGAACTCTACCCGGAGATCTACGAGGTGCTCGAGGGGACGGGGCACTACCTCCTCCAGACCCGCGATGCCGACGACGTGGTGATGATCGAGGGCACCGCCGGCGACAAGATCCTGATCCCGCCGGGATACGGCCACGTGACCATCAACCCCGGAAGGGAGGAACTCGTGATGGCGAACCTCGTCTCGTCGGAGTTCTCAAGCAACTACGCCCCCTACGCAGACCTGAAAGGAGCCGCCTACTACGAGATGGAGGGCGGGGCGCTGGTGAAGAACCCGCGCTACCCCGATGCCCCGCCGGTGCGCTACTGCAACCCGGTGGAAGTCCCGGAACTCGGGATCGAGAGAGGGGTCGGGCTCTACGATCTGGTCGGGCGGCCGCGATCGGTCGCGTTCCTGAACCACCCGGAGCAGTTCATGGAGATATTCGCCGCAATTACCGGCGGGTGTCTCACGATGCGGTAG
- a CDS encoding RIO1 family regulatory kinase/ATPase: protein MPVPAEYVRSLHTYELQILLALERLMRRYRWVPLEVLKSATRFSESELSYRLGRLMAMDMVRYEKTPYEGYALVFNGYDTLALHTLTRRGTVQALGTLIGVGKESEVYEAMGLGVVVLKFHRVGQRSFQSARVKRGYMPETGHCPWIFASSNSAKMEYDALKILHPAVSVPLPIDQNRHVVAMSFVPGVNLSRADLEEPGPILDEILENIGEAYRLGIVHGDLSEFNVMVDDEQCWLIDWPQWVETAHPNAGEILNRDIENILQYFKRKYGLEYAFDEALARVVG, encoded by the coding sequence ATGCCCGTTCCTGCAGAATACGTGCGATCCCTGCACACCTACGAACTCCAGATCCTGCTCGCCCTCGAACGTCTCATGCGCCGGTACCGGTGGGTGCCGCTCGAGGTGCTCAAGTCGGCCACCCGGTTCTCGGAGTCCGAGCTCTCCTACCGTCTGGGCAGGCTGATGGCCATGGATATGGTCAGGTACGAGAAGACCCCCTACGAGGGTTACGCGCTCGTCTTCAACGGCTACGACACCCTGGCCCTCCACACCCTCACCCGCCGGGGCACCGTTCAGGCGCTCGGGACGCTGATCGGCGTCGGGAAGGAGTCAGAGGTCTACGAGGCGATGGGCCTCGGCGTCGTCGTGCTGAAGTTCCACCGGGTCGGACAGCGGTCGTTCCAGTCCGCCCGCGTAAAGCGCGGCTACATGCCGGAGACCGGGCACTGCCCCTGGATATTCGCTTCGAGCAACTCGGCGAAGATGGAGTACGACGCTCTAAAGATCCTCCACCCCGCCGTCTCGGTTCCGCTCCCGATCGACCAGAACCGGCACGTCGTGGCGATGTCGTTTGTCCCCGGGGTCAACCTCTCGCGGGCCGACCTCGAAGAGCCCGGACCGATTCTCGACGAGATCCTCGAGAACATCGGGGAGGCCTACCGCCTCGGGATCGTCCACGGCGACCTGAGCGAGTTCAACGTCATGGTCGACGATGAGCAGTGCTGGCTGATCGACTGGCCGCAGTGGGTGGAGACCGCCCACCCGAACGCCGGCGAGATCCTCAACCGCGACATCGAGAACATCCTCCAGTACTTCAAACGGAAATACGGCCTCGAATACGCCTTCGACGAAGCACTGGCAAGGGTGGTCGGGTGA
- a CDS encoding TIGR00269 family protein produces the protein MKCSKCRRDAILFQRYSGLHLCEQHFNRDFEAKAKRAIREHRWIESGDTVAVALSGGKDSSAVLFFLHRLLGERRDVRLMAITVDEGISGYRDPAQARAITESMGVPWVTATFADEYGITLDEIVGRKGTGLSCSYCGVLRRALMNRIAREHGVTKFAYGFNLDDEAQSVLMNALRGDADRLTRPMREVEGMVPRIKPFMYIPEREVALYAFLHVEGFDLAGCPYAGDALRGDVRGILDDYTYRHPATKYSLVNLGEALREPERPEAEGFRICERCGEPCGRICRTCQILDEMRRGD, from the coding sequence ATGAAGTGCAGCAAGTGCCGCCGCGACGCGATTCTTTTCCAGCGATACTCCGGGCTGCACCTCTGCGAGCAGCATTTCAACCGGGATTTCGAGGCGAAGGCGAAGCGGGCGATCCGGGAGCACCGCTGGATCGAGTCGGGGGATACGGTGGCGGTGGCGCTCTCGGGGGGCAAGGATTCGAGCGCCGTCCTCTTCTTCCTCCACCGGCTCCTCGGCGAGCGCCGTGACGTCCGGCTGATGGCGATCACGGTGGACGAGGGGATATCCGGCTACCGCGACCCGGCCCAGGCCCGGGCGATCACCGAGAGCATGGGCGTCCCCTGGGTGACGGCAACGTTTGCCGACGAATACGGGATCACGCTCGATGAGATCGTGGGCAGGAAGGGAACGGGCCTCTCCTGCTCCTACTGCGGCGTGCTCCGCCGGGCGCTGATGAACCGGATTGCCCGCGAGCATGGCGTCACGAAGTTTGCTTACGGGTTCAACCTGGACGACGAGGCGCAGTCGGTCCTGATGAACGCTCTCCGGGGGGATGCCGACCGGCTCACCCGCCCCATGCGGGAGGTTGAGGGGATGGTTCCCCGGATCAAGCCGTTCATGTACATCCCGGAGCGCGAGGTGGCGCTGTATGCCTTCCTCCACGTCGAGGGGTTCGACCTCGCGGGCTGCCCCTATGCGGGCGACGCTCTCCGGGGCGACGTCCGGGGCATCCTCGACGATTACACCTACCGCCACCCGGCGACGAAGTATTCGCTCGTGAACCTCGGCGAGGCCCTCCGGGAACCGGAGAGACCCGAGGCGGAGGGGTTTCGGATATGCGAGAGGTGCGGAGAGCCGTGCGGGAGGATCTGCCGGACGTGCCAGATCCTGGATGAGATGCGACGGGGAGATTGA